From a single Bombus huntii isolate Logan2020A unplaced genomic scaffold, iyBomHunt1.1 ctg00000067.1, whole genome shotgun sequence genomic region:
- the LOC126876194 gene encoding venom serine protease Bi-VSP-like isoform X4 — protein sequence MWRDPNVVGVAFQKKRKKSKGVQNFSRSRTVNTCGAWPWIAALGFRNPRNPDKPLWKCGGSLISARHVLTAAHCAHMDGIENIHNHNIAILRLVEEVPFSRYVYPICTKEPLRKSNFVGYNPLVAGWGALRYRRPRRNALMKVQMPVIKNAECKIAYSKFPNAPDITDGIICAEHAQGGEDSCTADRGGPLLIQHELTSYLIGIVSYAYKCGTAGYPSIYTRVTSYLDFILQAMQ from the exons atgtggcgtgatccgaacgtagtgggggtcgccttccagaaaaaacgaaaaaaatcgaaaggcgttcagaacttttcgagaagtcgaaccgtcaacacatgtg gcgcttggccatggatcgctgcattaggttttcgtaatccccgaaacccagacaaaccactatggaagtgcggaggttccctgatatcggctaggcatgttttgaccgcagcacattgtgcacatatggatggaatagaaaacatacacaatcataatattgccattcttagattggtggaggaggtgccattttcga ggtacgtatatcccatttgtacgaaagagcccctacgaaagagcaacttcgtcggctataacccccttgttgctggatggggagcattaagatata gacgaccacgacgtaatgcattaatgaaagtacaaatgccagtgattaagaacgccgaatgcaaaatagcttattccaaatttcctaatgcacctgatatcactgatggtataatatgtgccgaacatgctcagggtggagaggattcttgtacg gctgaccgcggcggaccactgctgatacaacatgaattaacctcgtatttaataggtattgtgtcttatgcttataagtgcggcacagctgggtatcccagcatttacactagggtcacatcgtaccttgacttcattctccaagcgatgcaataa